One genomic segment of Paenibacillus xylanexedens includes these proteins:
- a CDS encoding MarR family winged helix-turn-helix transcriptional regulator, which produces MQTDSLKLDNQLCFAIYACSREITKMYQPYLEVLGVTYSQYLVLMVLWEREECTVKEIGEALYLDSGTLTPLLKRLQSAGLINRERSAQDERKVLITLTDSGRELRNKALSIPESIQGDACLNSTEFETLLGQFKGLLEKVHETNTNAAKK; this is translated from the coding sequence ATGCAGACTGACAGTTTGAAGCTGGATAACCAATTATGCTTTGCCATATATGCTTGTTCACGTGAGATTACGAAGATGTACCAGCCTTATCTGGAGGTACTTGGCGTAACGTATTCCCAGTATTTGGTGTTGATGGTTTTGTGGGAACGTGAAGAATGTACGGTTAAGGAGATCGGGGAGGCTCTCTATCTCGATTCGGGAACGTTGACACCACTTCTCAAACGTTTGCAGTCAGCAGGACTTATTAATCGCGAACGCTCAGCTCAGGACGAACGAAAAGTATTAATTACACTAACCGACTCGGGTCGTGAGTTGCGGAACAAGGCATTATCCATACCTGAATCCATTCAGGGAGATGCGTGTTTGAACAGTACAGAGTTTGAAACATTGCTGGGTCAGTTCAAAGGATTGCTGGAGAAAGTTCACGAAACCAACACTAACGCAGCCAAAAAATAA
- a CDS encoding YifB family Mg chelatase-like AAA ATPase, translating to MYGKLHSACLYGIDGVLIEVETDLSNGLPQTSIIGLPDSAIREAVERVRAAIKNCGYQYPLQRITINLAPADLRKEGSSFDLAIAIGLLMTSGQLVLPPQERTLVVGELALDGSIRSVPGILSMVDLAKRQGFTSVLLPLDNVEEASLIRGIQVFGIRHLQDIAAENPDQPASSVGIPNNSNAGPVVLKNYAHLAAPITDKTHKMADRKTRQTPLFADDYSDVLGQHHVKRALMIAAAGMHNILLVGPPGTGKTMLIKRLPSILPPLSEDEALEVTKVLSAAGKLKEAPQGLIADRPFRSPHHTISTSGLIGGGGIPKPGEVSLAHRGILFLDELPEFQRQVLEVLRQPLEDRTVTISRARAAFTFPAQFMLACSMNPCPCGYLSAHSEEQRCICSPARVAAYRAKISGPLLDRIDLQVEVPPPGEWRKSAASPSSAEMQAKVIHAHQIQATRYAQSSVRWNSQLSGTLLRRTIHLPQEAEQLLEQTLQTLNLSMRAHDRIIKMAQTIADLDHEGEIVTAHVAEAIQYRQLDLNLF from the coding sequence ATGTACGGAAAATTACACAGTGCGTGTTTGTACGGAATCGATGGTGTTCTGATCGAGGTGGAAACCGATTTATCCAATGGTCTGCCACAGACATCCATCATCGGTTTACCGGATTCAGCCATTCGTGAGGCCGTTGAACGTGTTCGTGCAGCGATTAAAAACTGCGGATATCAGTATCCTTTACAGCGAATCACAATCAATCTGGCCCCCGCAGATCTGCGCAAGGAAGGATCTTCCTTTGATCTGGCCATCGCTATTGGTTTACTTATGACAAGCGGCCAGCTTGTACTTCCTCCCCAGGAACGGACACTAGTGGTTGGCGAACTGGCGTTGGACGGTTCGATCAGGTCCGTGCCCGGCATTTTATCCATGGTGGATCTGGCCAAACGACAAGGCTTTACGTCCGTGCTCCTGCCTTTGGATAACGTGGAGGAAGCGTCACTGATTCGAGGTATCCAGGTGTTTGGCATTCGTCATTTACAGGATATTGCTGCGGAAAACCCAGATCAACCCGCTAGTTCGGTGGGAATACCAAATAATTCGAATGCAGGACCAGTCGTGTTGAAAAATTATGCACACCTCGCTGCTCCTATAACTGATAAGACTCATAAGATGGCGGATAGGAAGACGAGACAAACACCATTATTTGCAGACGACTATAGTGATGTTCTAGGGCAGCATCATGTAAAACGCGCGCTTATGATTGCTGCAGCCGGCATGCATAATATACTGCTCGTTGGACCGCCAGGCACGGGCAAAACGATGTTAATCAAACGTCTACCCTCCATCCTTCCTCCTTTGTCAGAAGATGAAGCGTTGGAAGTCACCAAAGTATTAAGTGCCGCAGGCAAGTTGAAAGAAGCGCCTCAAGGCCTGATTGCAGACAGACCTTTTCGCTCTCCTCACCACACGATATCCACCTCTGGTCTGATTGGAGGCGGTGGTATCCCAAAACCAGGTGAAGTGAGCCTTGCCCACCGGGGCATATTGTTTCTGGATGAATTACCTGAATTCCAGCGCCAAGTGCTGGAGGTATTAAGGCAGCCGTTAGAGGATCGCACAGTGACAATCAGTCGGGCACGGGCTGCGTTCACCTTTCCGGCCCAGTTCATGCTAGCATGTTCCATGAATCCCTGTCCCTGCGGTTATTTGTCCGCTCATTCGGAGGAGCAACGCTGCATATGTAGTCCAGCCCGTGTTGCCGCGTACCGAGCCAAAATTTCAGGACCACTGCTGGACCGCATTGATCTTCAGGTTGAAGTTCCTCCACCAGGCGAGTGGCGTAAATCAGCTGCCTCACCTTCCTCTGCAGAAATGCAGGCAAAAGTCATCCATGCTCATCAAATTCAGGCTACACGTTATGCCCAAAGTTCAGTTCGTTGGAATAGCCAGCTTTCGGGCACGCTTTTGCGACGAACGATCCATCTCCCCCAAGAGGCAGAGCAACTGTTAGAGCAAACGCTGCAAACGTTAAACCTGAGCATGCGTGCACATGATCGGATAATCAAGATGGCACAGACAATTGCCGATCTGGACCATGAAGGTGAAATTGTGACAGCTCATGTGGCTGAAGCCATCCAGTATCGTCAATTGGATCTTAATTTATTTTGA
- a CDS encoding VOC family protein, with amino-acid sequence MTYNIIGLDHIQLAAPEACEAEARHFFNKVLGWTEIPKPEILRKRGGVWFECGGHQVHIGVQKDFIPATKAHPAFYVQHLDQLRDHLIHNQIHIVDDEERADEGVRRFYINDPFGNRLEFLEWA; translated from the coding sequence ATGACTTACAATATTATTGGTCTTGATCATATTCAGCTCGCAGCACCTGAAGCTTGTGAAGCGGAGGCACGTCATTTTTTCAATAAAGTACTGGGCTGGACGGAGATTCCCAAACCTGAAATTCTGAGAAAACGGGGTGGTGTATGGTTTGAGTGTGGTGGACACCAAGTGCATATTGGCGTACAAAAAGATTTTATTCCCGCCACAAAAGCTCATCCGGCTTTTTATGTACAACATTTGGATCAGTTGCGTGATCATCTCATTCATAACCAAATTCATATTGTCGATGACGAAGAAAGGGCAGATGAAGGTGTAAGACGTTTTTATATAAATGATCCTTTTGGCAATCGTCTTGAGTTTTTAGAGTGGGCTTAA
- a CDS encoding YraN family protein, giving the protein MVERRLGQEPGLKLTRQQKGRLGEEAACQWLREHDYRIIRQNWRCRSGEIDIIASCESLIVFVEVRSRSGAAQYGTPQESVDMRKMQQVRSTASVYLQMTGETELQIRFDVIAVMLDQAGEIVSVNHIVNAF; this is encoded by the coding sequence ATGGTAGAACGTAGATTGGGTCAGGAGCCAGGATTAAAGCTCACACGACAGCAGAAAGGCCGATTAGGTGAAGAGGCTGCCTGTCAATGGTTGCGAGAGCACGATTATCGAATCATTAGACAGAACTGGCGTTGCCGTAGTGGTGAGATTGACATCATTGCTTCCTGCGAGAGCTTGATTGTCTTTGTAGAAGTAAGAAGCAGAAGTGGAGCCGCTCAGTACGGTACACCTCAGGAATCGGTTGATATGCGTAAAATGCAGCAGGTGCGTTCAACCGCATCCGTGTATTTGCAAATGACGGGAGAGACGGAACTTCAGATCCGTTTTGATGTAATTGCCGTAATGCTTGATCAAGCAGGAGAGATTGTCTCTGTGAATCATATTGTTAATGCTTTTTAA
- a CDS encoding carboxypeptidase-like regulatory domain-containing protein, producing MSNRSPWMVRFVMFFLVSVLFGVVHTGTASAAKENTVVKLSSTDQSRPSGFVGKVINREKMTVKNAKITYVLHHYGEGSEDKFGSVVTDQNGNYRIDVLLLNSDDYFTMDFTVEAEGYLLYSHRGSEYLEADKIRTLDFYIYEPSTMVGTVTDNEGNPVAGAVVKVTGLYDKPVKTNQRGIYTVTGIDYDYNPNIAIWIDKEEYVPYVQDRLGISPGETRKLNVVLEKAAHVRGKVVDENGRPIAAAKVSVNGEAVTDARGDYLVKRVKAGSAIILVTADGYTRHSSTVNLLAGDRNTFNIVLKSNSAAKAPVTKYRLVPLTDIRNGKSYIKGFVLKLKVTDKLNGTEIQSTQYRINGGKWITYNEPVKFYAPDVKTVEYYSTDTEGNKEKFNKMDFVQGTFEGSGEFVEKIEF from the coding sequence ATGTCTAATCGTTCTCCATGGATGGTTCGTTTTGTAATGTTTTTTTTAGTTTCTGTATTGTTTGGTGTAGTGCACACTGGGACTGCCAGTGCGGCCAAAGAAAATACTGTTGTTAAGCTATCAAGTACTGATCAAAGTCGCCCTTCCGGTTTTGTAGGGAAGGTTATAAATAGGGAAAAGATGACTGTGAAAAATGCAAAGATAACGTATGTTCTTCATCATTATGGAGAGGGATCTGAAGATAAGTTCGGGAGTGTAGTTACTGATCAAAACGGAAATTATCGTATTGACGTTTTACTCCTCAACTCGGACGATTATTTTACTATGGATTTTACTGTGGAGGCAGAGGGTTATCTGTTATATAGTCATAGAGGTAGTGAATATTTAGAAGCAGACAAAATAAGAACCCTTGATTTTTATATTTATGAACCATCCACAATGGTGGGCACAGTCACAGATAATGAAGGAAATCCTGTGGCTGGCGCAGTAGTTAAAGTAACTGGTCTGTACGACAAGCCCGTAAAAACAAATCAAAGAGGCATATACACGGTTACAGGTATTGATTATGACTATAATCCAAACATTGCAATATGGATAGACAAAGAGGAGTATGTTCCATATGTTCAGGATCGTTTAGGGATTAGTCCGGGAGAAACCCGTAAGTTGAATGTGGTATTGGAAAAAGCCGCACATGTTCGAGGCAAGGTTGTAGATGAGAATGGAAGGCCAATTGCTGCTGCCAAGGTTAGTGTCAATGGAGAGGCAGTGACTGATGCGAGAGGTGATTATCTGGTTAAGAGGGTGAAGGCAGGATCAGCTATAATCCTCGTTACAGCTGATGGATACACCCGACATAGCTCCACGGTGAATTTATTGGCGGGGGATCGAAATACGTTTAATATTGTGCTTAAAAGTAATTCGGCAGCAAAGGCTCCTGTAACGAAGTACAGATTGGTTCCTCTTACGGATATACGTAATGGGAAGTCATATATTAAAGGATTTGTACTTAAACTCAAAGTAACTGATAAACTAAATGGGACAGAGATCCAATCAACACAGTATCGTATCAACGGAGGAAAATGGATCACATACAACGAACCTGTAAAATTCTATGCACCTGATGTCAAAACGGTCGAGTATTATAGTACAGACACAGAAGGTAACAAAGAGAAATTCAATAAAATGGATTTCGTTCAAGGTACGTTTGAAGGATCGGGTGAATTTGTGGAAAAGATTGAATTTTAA
- the sucC gene encoding ADP-forming succinate--CoA ligase subunit beta — protein sequence MNIHEYQGKEVLKQYGVTVPNGKVAYTVDEAVAAAEALGSPVTVVKAQIHAGGRGKAGGVKVAKSTDEVRAYASEILGKVLVTHQTGPEGKEVKRLLIEEGCDIRKEYYVGVVVDRATGRVVMMASEEGGTEIEEVAEATPEKIFKEIIDPAIGLQVFQARKLAYSIKIPNELVNKAVKFMLALYTAFVEKDCSIAEINPLVVTGDGNVIALDAKLNFDSNALFRHKDILELRDLDEEDEKEIEASKYDLSYIALDGNIGCMVNGAGLAMATMDIIKYYGGDPANFLDVGGGATTEKVTEAFKIILSDAKVAGIFVNIFGGIMRCDVIANGVVEAAKQLGLTKPLVVRLEGTNVELGKRILGESGLNIVPADSMADGAQKIVALVK from the coding sequence ATGAATATCCATGAATATCAAGGAAAAGAAGTACTGAAACAGTATGGAGTTACCGTTCCAAACGGAAAGGTTGCTTATACAGTCGATGAAGCGGTTGCGGCCGCAGAGGCACTGGGCAGTCCGGTGACTGTTGTTAAAGCGCAAATTCACGCAGGTGGCCGGGGTAAAGCCGGCGGCGTAAAAGTGGCAAAGAGTACGGATGAAGTTCGTGCCTATGCTTCCGAAATTCTGGGCAAAGTATTGGTAACACACCAGACTGGACCAGAAGGTAAAGAAGTGAAACGTCTTCTGATTGAAGAAGGATGCGATATCCGCAAAGAGTATTATGTGGGTGTTGTTGTGGACCGTGCCACAGGCCGTGTAGTTATGATGGCTTCCGAAGAAGGCGGTACTGAGATTGAAGAAGTAGCTGAAGCTACACCTGAGAAAATTTTCAAAGAAATCATTGACCCTGCCATTGGATTGCAAGTGTTCCAGGCCCGTAAACTGGCCTACAGCATTAAGATTCCGAATGAACTGGTGAACAAAGCTGTTAAGTTCATGCTCGCGCTGTACACTGCATTTGTCGAAAAAGATTGCTCTATTGCCGAGATCAATCCTCTCGTTGTTACCGGAGATGGAAACGTTATCGCGCTAGATGCGAAATTAAACTTTGACTCCAACGCCCTGTTCCGTCACAAAGACATTTTGGAACTGCGTGACCTGGATGAAGAGGATGAAAAAGAAATCGAAGCTTCCAAATACGACCTCAGCTACATAGCACTTGATGGCAACATCGGCTGTATGGTCAATGGTGCGGGACTTGCCATGGCAACGATGGATATTATTAAATACTACGGTGGAGACCCGGCCAACTTCCTTGACGTTGGGGGCGGTGCAACAACAGAGAAGGTGACTGAAGCATTTAAGATCATCTTGTCCGATGCCAAAGTAGCTGGGATCTTTGTTAACATCTTCGGTGGCATCATGCGCTGTGATGTTATCGCCAATGGTGTTGTTGAAGCCGCGAAGCAGCTTGGCCTGACCAAACCGCTGGTTGTTCGTCTTGAAGGAACTAACGTGGAGCTTGGCAAACGTATTCTGGGTGAATCTGGCCTGAATATCGTTCCTGCTGATTCCATGGCCGATGGTGCACAAAAAATTGTTGCCCTCGTAAAATAA
- the rplS gene encoding 50S ribosomal protein L19 → MNIVQAITQEQLRKDLPSFRPGDTLKVHVKVIEGTRERIQLFEGVVIKRRGGGISETFTVRKISYGVGVERAFPLHSPKIDRIEVARRGKVRRAKLYYLRELRGKAARIKEIR, encoded by the coding sequence ATGAATATCGTTCAAGCGATTACACAAGAACAACTTCGCAAGGATCTTCCGAGTTTTCGTCCTGGTGACACTTTGAAAGTGCACGTTAAGGTAATCGAGGGAACTCGCGAGCGTATCCAATTGTTCGAAGGTGTTGTGATTAAACGCCGTGGTGGTGGAATCAGTGAGACTTTTACAGTTCGTAAAATTTCTTACGGTGTAGGTGTGGAAAGAGCTTTCCCGCTTCATTCCCCTAAAATCGATAGAATCGAAGTGGCTCGCCGTGGTAAAGTTCGTCGTGCGAAGCTTTATTATCTTCGTGAACTACGCGGTAAAGCAGCGAGAATTAAAGAAATTCGTTAA
- the ylqF gene encoding ribosome biogenesis GTPase YlqF has product MTIQWFPGHMTRARRQIQDKLKLIDVVIELLDARLPVSSRNPMIDEILLDKPRMILLNKSDLADAKVTQEWIEYFKKEGITAFPVDASTGTNVKDIPVQAKLLLKEKIDRQIAKGINPRAVRGLIVGIPNVGKSTLINRLAGRSIALTGDRPGVTKGQQWIKVGKEMELLDTPGILWPKFEDQNVGYRLAVTGAIKEEILNAEDIAFFGISYLMRYYWDALEERYGLQEFSKDADDSDSVIAIMEQVGRIRGCIVSGGRIDLEKASRAFLRELRAGKMGRFSMEAPY; this is encoded by the coding sequence TTGACGATACAATGGTTTCCAGGTCATATGACTCGAGCCAGACGCCAGATACAGGATAAGTTAAAGCTCATCGACGTGGTCATCGAACTATTGGATGCCCGTCTGCCTGTCTCCAGCCGTAATCCTATGATTGACGAAATATTGCTGGATAAACCCCGGATGATTTTGTTGAACAAATCGGATTTGGCAGATGCTAAAGTGACGCAAGAATGGATTGAATATTTCAAAAAAGAAGGAATTACTGCTTTTCCTGTAGATGCTTCGACGGGAACCAATGTTAAAGATATTCCCGTGCAGGCCAAGCTTCTTCTTAAAGAAAAAATTGACCGTCAAATTGCTAAAGGGATTAATCCTCGTGCGGTTCGCGGGTTGATCGTAGGGATTCCCAATGTAGGTAAATCAACACTGATTAACCGACTTGCTGGACGGAGTATTGCGTTAACAGGAGATCGTCCTGGTGTGACGAAGGGGCAACAGTGGATCAAGGTAGGCAAAGAAATGGAGTTATTGGATACTCCGGGTATTCTTTGGCCTAAGTTCGAAGATCAAAACGTAGGTTATCGTCTTGCCGTAACAGGTGCAATCAAAGAGGAAATTCTGAATGCAGAGGATATCGCCTTTTTTGGAATCAGTTACCTGATGCGTTATTACTGGGACGCTTTGGAAGAGAGATACGGACTTCAGGAGTTCTCCAAGGATGCAGATGATTCAGACAGTGTTATTGCGATTATGGAGCAGGTCGGCCGTATACGTGGTTGCATTGTAAGCGGTGGACGCATTGATCTGGAAAAGGCATCACGAGCATTTCTGCGTGAACTGCGAGCGGGTAAAATGGGACGTTTTTCTATGGAAGCTCCCTATTAA
- a CDS encoding paeninodin family lasso peptide: MKELQNTSNNTVKQVWECPRMEVLDISETMNGGQSIWQYVWDGEFWKLELLVS; encoded by the coding sequence ATGAAAGAGCTTCAGAATACTTCGAACAACACAGTAAAACAAGTATGGGAGTGCCCTCGGATGGAAGTGCTGGATATCAGCGAGACCATGAACGGTGGCCAGAGCATTTGGCAATATGTCTGGGATGGGGAGTTCTGGAAACTTGAATTACTTGTGAGCTAG
- a CDS encoding ribonuclease HII: protein MFENNEEIGLNLLDTPIGPKKKKEASEPRDLLLYEREYWDSGFERIAGIDEVGRGCLFGDVVAAAVILPKDLILEDVNDSKKLTEKKRDALYDVIMEKALAVGIGYADAETIDRLNIKQAARLAMKRAVEALGETPDYMLVDAEKVDVNVPQLSIIKGDANSQSIAAASIIAKVTRDRLCKEEWDTLYPEYGLSIHKGYATKVHREQIMALGATPMHRRSFLGNLLGEQQSLF, encoded by the coding sequence ATGTTTGAAAATAATGAAGAGATCGGGTTGAATCTACTGGATACCCCGATTGGACCAAAGAAGAAAAAAGAAGCCAGTGAACCTCGAGACCTGTTGCTCTACGAGCGGGAGTATTGGGACAGTGGATTTGAACGTATTGCTGGCATTGATGAGGTAGGACGGGGCTGTTTGTTTGGGGATGTTGTTGCAGCGGCGGTTATTTTACCGAAGGATCTCATCCTGGAAGATGTGAATGACTCCAAGAAATTAACGGAGAAAAAACGAGATGCATTATATGACGTCATTATGGAAAAAGCGCTGGCCGTAGGTATCGGGTACGCGGATGCAGAGACAATTGATCGGCTTAATATCAAACAGGCTGCGAGACTTGCGATGAAACGTGCGGTTGAAGCATTGGGAGAAACTCCTGATTATATGCTGGTGGATGCCGAGAAGGTGGATGTGAATGTACCTCAACTGTCCATTATTAAAGGTGATGCTAATAGTCAATCGATCGCAGCGGCATCTATTATTGCCAAGGTAACGCGAGATCGGCTGTGTAAGGAAGAATGGGATACGTTATATCCGGAATATGGTTTGTCGATACATAAAGGATATGCAACAAAAGTTCATCGGGAGCAAATTATGGCATTGGGGGCAACCCCGATGCATCGGCGCAGTTTTCTGGGCAACCTGCTTGGAGAGCAGCAATCTTTGTTTTAA
- a CDS encoding nitroreductase family protein yields the protein MSKATKTTNEVRNAIQNRRTVKKFKKEAVPTQQIIELLDTAVWAPNHKLREPWRFLLFTGNGRKKLAEAIDAEMGEDNKFSANIMQVPSVMLVVLEEDPRQNIWDEDFAAVSALVQNFMLAAWSEDIGTFWVTKPFLYAPKFRKPLGIEAGEKIVGMIYMGYPDVIPSAKERTPAKDKLTLFE from the coding sequence ATGAGTAAAGCTACGAAAACAACAAATGAAGTCAGAAATGCGATTCAAAACCGTCGTACGGTGAAAAAATTCAAAAAAGAAGCTGTTCCTACACAGCAGATTATAGAATTGCTGGATACGGCAGTCTGGGCTCCTAACCATAAACTGCGTGAACCTTGGAGATTTTTGTTGTTTACCGGAAATGGACGGAAGAAACTGGCGGAGGCTATTGATGCAGAGATGGGAGAAGACAACAAATTCTCAGCCAATATTATGCAAGTTCCATCCGTTATGCTTGTTGTGCTGGAAGAAGATCCAAGACAGAATATCTGGGACGAAGACTTCGCTGCGGTCAGTGCATTGGTTCAGAACTTTATGCTTGCAGCCTGGAGTGAAGACATTGGAACGTTCTGGGTGACCAAGCCATTCTTGTACGCTCCCAAATTCCGCAAACCGCTTGGAATAGAGGCGGGAGAGAAGATTGTAGGTATGATTTATATGGGATATCCTGATGTTATTCCTTCTGCCAAAGAACGCACACCAGCTAAGGACAAACTCACTCTTTTTGAATAA
- the lepB gene encoding signal peptidase I: MEQEVQHDRGNPAEEKNSRSKKAKNEIVEWLKAIVIALVLVILIRWLLFKPFVVDGPSMQPNFETGERVIVNEILYDIREPKRGEVIVFHVPSEGRDFIKRVIAVEGDTVEVQDDTVMVNGKKVDETYIQGAIDAAEANGGTYNVKDFPNEQFPDGKVPAGHVFVMGDNRPNSTDSRMIGYVSLKDIIGRADVIFWPIGEIKWINH, from the coding sequence ATGGAACAAGAAGTTCAACATGACCGGGGCAATCCTGCCGAAGAGAAAAACAGTCGATCCAAAAAAGCCAAAAATGAAATTGTTGAATGGCTTAAAGCTATTGTTATCGCATTAGTTCTCGTCATTCTGATTCGGTGGTTGCTCTTCAAACCGTTTGTTGTGGACGGTCCGTCCATGCAGCCGAACTTTGAAACGGGTGAACGTGTGATCGTCAACGAGATCTTATATGATATCAGAGAACCGAAGCGCGGTGAAGTTATCGTCTTCCACGTACCATCCGAAGGTCGAGATTTCATTAAACGTGTTATTGCTGTAGAAGGTGATACAGTTGAGGTTCAGGACGATACCGTGATGGTTAACGGTAAAAAGGTTGATGAAACGTATATTCAAGGAGCCATTGATGCAGCTGAAGCAAATGGTGGAACCTATAACGTGAAGGATTTCCCGAATGAACAGTTCCCTGATGGCAAAGTGCCGGCAGGTCATGTGTTTGTAATGGGAGATAACCGTCCAAATAGTACAGACAGCCGTATGATCGGTTATGTTTCATTAAAAGATATTATTGGTCGTGCAGATGTGATTTTCTGGCCGATCGGTGAGATTAAGTGGATCAACCACTGA
- a CDS encoding EscU/YscU/HrcU family type III secretion system export apparatus switch protein codes for MKDESSQPDLLSKKAVALKYVPGESEAPVVVAKGRGKVAEAILDKARENGVAVQEDAALVEVLSKLDLDEQIPAELYQLVAEVLTYVYRADRMASGREENESW; via the coding sequence ATGAAAGACGAGTCGTCACAACCGGACCTGCTCTCCAAAAAGGCGGTTGCCCTAAAATATGTTCCTGGAGAGAGTGAAGCACCTGTTGTTGTAGCCAAAGGGCGCGGCAAAGTGGCAGAAGCCATTCTGGATAAAGCCAGAGAAAACGGCGTGGCAGTTCAGGAGGATGCAGCACTTGTGGAGGTACTCTCCAAGTTGGATCTGGATGAACAGATTCCGGCAGAACTTTATCAACTGGTCGCAGAGGTGCTAACGTACGTCTACCGTGCAGATCGAATGGCCTCAGGACGTGAGGAAAATGAGTCATGGTAG
- a CDS encoding polysaccharide deacetylase family protein → MKYWKKITLALLAMLICSITLYAYAVTHPTNALSHKACTSWDIVKRKAFELSHTDFSNQSALDRSTFKIEQGTATEVPVLMYHYIEPKLNNHDTDNKSIINLEDFEQNMKYLHDEGYRTITLDQLEQYVNGKLSLPQKSIVITFDDGYQNNYTLAYPVLQKYNFHASLFVIGSKIQDKPSVFEPAINSFISKPEMQGATDAFEFNSHTYNLHHKGFMRCGNSVPVGLDTSLLDDDIQQMKETGIDTPYLAYPFGYTSTQMIYKLQQHGYRMAFTVKSGFVHPGDHPMKLPRLTVTTGTDLATLLQPESSPQNELPASENDQ, encoded by the coding sequence ATGAAATATTGGAAAAAGATCACACTTGCCCTACTCGCCATGCTCATATGCTCCATTACGCTGTATGCATATGCCGTAACTCATCCAACGAATGCACTGTCACACAAAGCCTGCACATCCTGGGACATAGTCAAACGCAAAGCATTCGAGCTGTCACACACTGACTTCTCTAACCAATCTGCGCTTGATCGTTCTACCTTCAAGATCGAACAAGGTACTGCTACAGAAGTTCCTGTACTGATGTATCATTACATAGAGCCCAAACTGAATAATCACGACACAGATAATAAATCCATCATTAATCTGGAGGATTTTGAGCAAAATATGAAATACCTGCATGATGAAGGCTACCGAACAATTACACTGGATCAGCTTGAACAATATGTTAACGGAAAGTTATCTTTACCACAGAAGTCCATTGTAATTACCTTTGATGACGGATACCAGAACAATTATACATTAGCTTACCCCGTGCTTCAGAAATATAATTTTCACGCCTCCCTGTTTGTCATAGGCAGTAAAATTCAGGATAAACCTTCGGTATTTGAGCCCGCCATCAACAGTTTCATCTCCAAGCCAGAGATGCAGGGAGCAACCGACGCATTTGAATTCAACAGCCATACCTATAACCTGCATCATAAGGGATTTATGCGCTGTGGGAACAGCGTACCTGTCGGTCTGGACACCAGTCTTCTGGATGATGATATCCAGCAAATGAAGGAAACCGGAATAGACACACCTTATTTGGCCTATCCTTTTGGTTATACCAGCACACAGATGATCTACAAGTTACAACAACATGGATATCGCATGGCCTTTACCGTAAAGTCTGGATTTGTGCATCCAGGAGATCATCCCATGAAGCTACCTCGCTTGACCGTCACGACAGGTACTGATTTGGCGACCTTGCTTCAACCCGAATCCAGTCCGCAGAACGAATTACCTGCATCGGAGAATGACCAGTAA